A window from Mangifera indica cultivar Alphonso chromosome 2, CATAS_Mindica_2.1, whole genome shotgun sequence encodes these proteins:
- the LOC123208839 gene encoding uncharacterized protein LOC123208839, translated as MATSETSCCLQEELKIFHNIDRLAYTRLVFHLGLPPKIGSKIVAFWNWLERVGYVNFVDNSLDLSPPLFLELSLESEACLDCLKRESFSDSDERLLPLICSLAGEPLSLKVVYENKLHAIRHMKEFNRDVGKRIFNDITPTRSSANGDLVNVCEYYGNLQGQDEQADNNNNGSHNIYNVPDNKTLFATFSKGHPITYQELEEFFTRRYGGDCIENIYMSELFARVVVTSPKYITRILGETEILQSNIHGKDVRIRRFIPRGPPPPPPPI; from the exons ATGGCTACTAGTGAGACTTCTTGCTGTCTCCAAGAAGAACTCAAAATTTTTCACAACATTGACCGCCTAGCGTATACTCGTTTAGTGTTTCACCTGGGTTTGCCTCCTAAAATCGGCTCCAAAATTGTGGCCTTCTGGAATTGGCTTGAACGTGTTGGCTACGTTAATTTTGTCGACAATTCACTGGACTTGTCTCCTCCGTTGTTTCTTGAATTATCACTGGAGTCTGAAGCCTGCCTGGATTGCTTAAAGAGAGAATCTTTTTCGGATAGTGATGAGAGATTGCTTCCACTGATTTGTAGTCTTGCTGGGGAGCCTCTTTCTTTGAAAGTTGTTTATGAAAACAAACTGCATGCAATAAGACACATGAAGGAATTTAATAGGGATGTGGGCAAGAGGATCTTTAATGACATAACGCCAACAAGAAGCTCGGCTAATGGTGATTTGGTTAACGTATGTGAATATTATGGAAATCTTCAAGGGCAAGATGAACAAGctgataataataacaatggcagtcacaatatatataatgttcCTGATAATAAAACTCTGTTTGCAACATTCTCCAAGGGTCATCCCATTACATATCAAGAACTTGAAGAGTTTTTCACCAG GAGATATGGAGGAGATTGTATCGAGAATATATACATGAGTGAATTGTTTGCTCGCGTGGTGGTAACTTCACCCAAATATATTACAAGGATTCTTGGAGAGACAGAGATTTTGCAGTCCAATATCCATGGAAAAGATGTAAGAATAAGACGTTTTATCCCCAGAGGccccccaccaccaccaccaccaatcTGA